A DNA window from Zingiber officinale cultivar Zhangliang chromosome 3A, Zo_v1.1, whole genome shotgun sequence contains the following coding sequences:
- the LOC122051363 gene encoding OVARIAN TUMOR DOMAIN-containing deubiquitinating enzyme 1-like, with translation MAAEAEASVRKRKAGEDADHGSGVDVHVEAVDSATAEPPSTEEIPKSSDDTAFNSNPNPSESFLFEDDYGYSCSCVDDGDIMKQYTDIRAVEAAKIPYLGDKEPLSSLAAEFQSGSPILQEKIKLLGEQYAAIRRTRGDGNCFYRGFMYSYLEHILDAQDKAEVDRVLSNIEQCRKTLQFLGYADFTFEDFFSIFIEQLESVLQGSETSISHEELLKRSRDQSISDYVVMFFRFVTAGEIRRRAEFFEPFVAGLSNMSVNQFVKASVEPMGEESDHVHIIALSDALGVPIRVVYLDRSSCDSSSPTINHHDFIPSSSSSSASDHLTKSRVTLLYRPGHYDILYPN, from the exons ATGGCGGCGGAGGCGGAGGCCAGCGTGAGGAAGCGGAAGGCCGGCGAAGATGCCGACCACGGAAGCGGCGTCGACGTCCACGTCGAAGCAGTTGACTCGGCAACGGCGGAGCCGCCCTCGACGGAAGAGATTCCCAAATCATCGGACGATACGGCCTTCAATTCCAACCCTAACCCTAGCGAAAGCTTCCTCTTCGAGGACGATTACGGCTACTCCTGTTCGTGCGTCGACGATGGTGACATCATGAAGCAGTACACCGATATTCGCGCTGTGGAGGCCGCCAAGATCCCTTACCTCGGTGACAAG GAACCCCTTTCCTCATTGGCTGCTGAGTTTCAATCTGGTAGTCCCATTCTTCAGGAAAAGATTAAG CTCTTGGGCGAACAATATGCTGCAATACGACGAACACGAGGAGATGGAAATTGCTTCTATCGAGGTTTTATGTATTCCTACCTG GAACATATCCTTGACGCACAAGACAAGGCTGAAGTTGATCGTGTTCTTTCAAATATCGAACAGTGTAGGAAGACATTACAGTTCCTTGGTTATGCAGATTTTACCTTTGAGGACTTCTTCTCA ATATTCATTGAGCAGCTGGAAAGTGTTCTGCAAGGAAGTGAAACCTCCATAAG TCATGAAGAGCTTCTAAAGAGGAGCCGTGATCAATCAATCTCAGATTATG TCGTTATGTTCTTTAGATTTGTAACTGCCGGTGAAATACGCAGACGAGCAGAATTCTTTGAGCCATTTGTTGCTGGGTTGTCCAATATGAGTGTCAATCAG TTCGTCAAAGCTTCTGTGGAGCCAATGGGGGAGGAAAGTGACCATGTGCACATTATAGCTCTATCCGATGCCTTAGGCGTGCCTATTCGTGTGGTCTACCTTGATCGAAGCTCATGCGATTCGAGTTCTCCAACCATAAACCATCACGACTTCAtcccttcatcatcatcatcgtctgCATCTGATCACCTGACAAAATCTCGAGTGACTTTGCTGTATCGGCCTGGTCATTACGATATTCTGTATCctaattaa